CTGTTGCAAGGGAAACATTTCACAGGTTAAGACATTGGCAGCTCCCAACGTGAAACAAAAAAGGCGTGGAGATCCACATCCTATCGGCTGCTTGCGCTTTATGACTTCTGGGGAAAAGGAAGCGCGTGGGGGGGGCGGGAAGGCAAATGTTAGTCTGGAGAGCTGATCGGAGAAATGCAGACAAGACAACAGAGGCCGATGCAAATGCTCACCAAGTCTGATCAACACATTCGGGATCCCTgcagggaggggagaaaaagctCAGAGCTGACACAAAACCAGAGAAGTTTAAAAATTACCACTGATgcctttgggttttgttttttttggcctagaGCGGGGAACTTTCGGCACTCCAGATGTTGCAAGCTGCAGGTCCCGGCAACCTCAGCCGGCATCACCATTAATGAAGGATGCAGCGGTGTCTGGAGGGCTTTGGCTTCCCAACTTACCCGGGAGTGGCGTTCTTAAAAGAAACTAGTCACTTCTCCATATCATACATTATAAGGAAATACTCTGCATGGTGAGCTCTGGGGAACACATTCAGGTCAAAGATTCTTACACACCTACGTTATCCATCCACTGAGGCTGTCTGCTATACCTCTACATAGCAGCTACTCTGAGCTCTTCTATTTTCAGTCAAGAGGCCCGGCAAGAAGTCATACAGAAATACAGGTGGCCCCCAGTGAGAGCTCTTCTTTAACTAGCCTGTGGAATCCAAAGTCTAAGAAGACTTCATGAGCTTTTAAATCAGGATTTACAGCAAATTCTCATTAGAGATCCACCAAGGAGTCCAGGGCCCTGGAGACTAGTAACGGTTGCCAAGATCACTAGTGGAAAATGTTGGCCAAAGCCAACAAGGGAGCTGCTGCTCAGGGCACAAACAGAAATCCTAAGAGACAGactaggaagatgatcttccaattAACCAGTAACTAGAGACCCAGGAAGGCTGTAGCTCAACCTTTACTTCGAACATAAACTaagtgggctgttttcaggcaagCTACTCTGGGCCTCGCCCCGCCCCTCCCTTGCAATATGGAGACAAAATATGAATATCAATTATTGCAGGGATCTGAAAATATTTCCAATAGAAACACCCTGAACAATTGAACAGCACCTATCAACAGAAGAGGGTTGCACTTTTATTCATAAGCCAGAAAAACAGATTACATGAGGGAagtgatgagagctaaatagttaTTTACTATTGGGAGAGCTGCTGCTGATGGGGAAGGTGGAAGGACCGGAGAGCAACCTCTGTCTGCTGCCTGACTTGCCGAACAGCTGGATGTTTGGCTAGGGAGATGCACTAACAGGGAAGGATGTCAGCCACAGGCCTAGTGGGAATTGCAAAATGCTGTCTTGGCGGCACCGAGGCGGGCTGCATCGGGAGGCACAATACCTGCAGTGGTGTTTTCTGCTGACAAGCCAGAAGACGCTGTCACAGCCGTAACAGTGCGCAGCCAGGTGATCGGGCAGCCACCGTGTCACCTACAAAGACAAGAGTAGCCCTTGCTTTCAAATGTTAACACCGACACGTGAGCACCAAAGCAACGAGACGACagcggggggaaaaaacaaacggATTGAGAAGCTCCAGCGtttgggagggaggagagaagaggagaaaacaCCTGAAGATTCTTCTGGCAGAGAAATCCCAAACCCAGGTGACTCGATCTCTGAGAAAGCCGTCACACGCTCCCTTCCCTCTGCACACTTCCGCGGGGCAAAGTGCCCAAATCCCCAAATGGCTTTCATCGCTTCCCAAAAGATGCAGAGCAGAAAGCGAGTGAGTCTTTTGACACGAGCAGAGAGGCGGAAAAGTTTTTGAGACGGCTGCAGAGTCGAGGAGGAAAGCTTGATCAAGACCAGTGTTAGGACCAGAGGGAGGGAATCACAGAGCGGCATCGTTAGTATATCGTGTGCTGATTAAGACAAGGAGAAGGCGCCGGAGATGGATGGAGGCCTGTACCTCTGTGTCCTGTTTATCCACCTGCTCCCAGCTGGCTTCAGAGAAAATCTCTGTACTGCAGCGAGACAAGCAGTTGTGATCCGGATTGCTTTCCGAGTCAGGCACTGAAGTCTGTTGGCAAACAAACAACAGCTGAGCATAACCTACTCCCAGTCCACGGAAGGGGTTAAGCAGCTGAGAACGGGGCCTCTTCTAGATCCGCTGTGGGGAGCAATCAGATCACAGGTTGGGAAAAGCCGGGGTGGGAAAACTGATCCTACCAACCTCTGGAACACGACCTCCCTCAGAACACACTGAGActggtgtctgtctgtctgtctgtcacaattatctatctatctatctatctatctatctatctatctatctatctatctatctatctatctatctatctatctatctatctatctaatctgtcatgtctgcctgcctctctctccctctcttctctagatctacctaccaacctaccatctctctctctctctctctctctctctacctacctacctatcatctatcttctctaTATTTACTTACCgacctactatctatctatctatctatctatctatctatctatctatctatcaatcatctatctatctatctatctatctatctatctatctatctatctatctatctatctatctaatctgtcatgtctgcctgcctctctctctctctcttctctatatctacctacctacctacctaccatctctatctatctatctatcatctatcttctctaaatttacttacctacctaccatctctaCTACCTACctagtatccatccatccatccatccatccatccatccatccatccatccatccatccatccatccactattatctatctatctgtccgtccgtccatccatccatctattatctatcatctatctgtccttatccatccgtccatccatccatctatccattaaaaaaaaaaccttacagcGAAAGAGATACACATTGCTATCTGAAAAGCAAACAACCATCTTGAAGATTTGTATCAACCTCAGCAGAAAGTATACTGAGAAAACTTGGACAAAGAATTCAGCAGGGAGCGGATCCTGGCCAGCCAATGGTTTtactcagatgacacaacagacTGTTGCTTCTGATTTAACTTGTTAGACCAGCCAGACTAGCTTTCTACTCCCAGTTTCCTTGTTACATGAATGCAGATCAGCATTTCTTAATCTTGCGaaattttaagacgtgtggacttcaactcccacaatcctcTGTTCAGTTCAACCAATTTCTAGTTTAATTTGACAAACCTGATTCGGTGAAGTTTGCCTTAACCAAATGGGAGGAACCAATTAGAGACTGAACATGATGGAAAAACACCCCTTTCCCcaaaagaaagaattaaatgaAGCTACTGTTAAAAATGGTCTCTCTTCCCAATCAAACATTTACTGATGAAATACATACACCTCCTTCAAAACAAAGTACTTAGCCTTTTAAATAGCCCTGAAGATGCCCCAAATGATTAAGAATTCATCCCACAGGACCAAACCAGAAAGCTGTTTCAGTTGGTGCCCCTCagtgctggggggagggggggcaacaGGGTAGAGatattctcccccctccccatatcACCTATCCTCTAAGTTTTTAGTTTCTCCTTTAATCTTCCATTGTTTCATACTATCTATCTTTTAAATCTTGTCACCATTTTGTAAGGCGCTCGGAGTCGCTCCGACAGCGAgaggggcagcatataaatttaataaataaaccaacTCCATCAGTGATAAGTCATCGATGGGCCGCATGTGTCCAGTGGCCGCCTTTGGTTTGGGGCTGTTCTCTGTGCTGCATTTCTGCCCTGGCCAGTGGGGTTGGCACCAGCGGATCCAAGCCGAGAAGAAGAAACGGTTGTACATACTTACCACTTCATCGCCGTACTCCCCGTTGAAGCGCCACGAGCTGTTCAGATACTGGCTTTCCAACCGGCTCTTCAGCTCCTGCACCTGCTTCTTCAAGCTCTCCACCTCCTGCTGGTGCCCGCTTTCAATCTGACGGAGGCGCTGCTGAATGATGTCGGCGTAGATGGGCATCCCGTCGTCATCCAGATGATTCCGAGCAGGCTGATCTGGGCTGCTCGCCGTTGGCTGCCGACCCGGGATGGCGTGAAGCCATTTGTGGTGGAGGTTCCTCAGATGCAGCGGGGTGGAGCCGCTGCAGCTGGCGATGGAGATTTGCCGGCCGAGGGGAACTTTCACCCTGCTTTCTTCCCCGTTCAGGCAGTGCCCGTTGGGCGCAGAGTATTTCTGAGGAGCAGCAAACCCTGCCGGGCTCTCGGCCGTCTTGTTCTCGGAGGCCAGGTCTCCATTGCACACCACCTCTTTATAGTCCGTTAAAGGCAAGGCACACGGGGAAGGGTTGCTGCTGTAAGGAGTCCTGTTTAGAGCTGCGGCCAACTTGTGCGCGTCCATCAAGTCCTCCCTCTCCAGCCGATTCTCCGCCGCCTGGGAAAGATCGCTGACACTGTTGTCCGCGGGATGACGCCAATGGGAAGACGCCTTCTGTACCCTATCTGCCCTGGCTCCCATTTCGGTTAAGGTCTCGGTTGAGCTCTCCATGTTTGGTGTGGCCGCCTCAAGTCCTACAGGCAacggtgggatgggatgggcagGACTAGGAGCATTTTCAGCTTCTGCTGAGCTACTACTAacaccctcttcctcctcctcctcctcctctcttgaaACTTCGCTATTTCCAGGATTGTCCCAAAAGCCAAGTGGCAGCTCTCCCCCCTGAGTTGGCTTCTGGACCGTGCAAGAGACACCTGGGTGACCCTCCTCTTGCCCCTGGAGCTCAGAAGCACCCTGTGATACCACCTGTTGATTAGAAACTGGATTGTCTAAGAAGGTTTCTGCATCCACGTCGGACTTTTCACAAACAGCAGCAGAACCAACCAGGTGTTCAGTCCTGTGTTCCTTCTCTAGCGCGagatccccttctccttccttccctgcccttTCCTGACTACCCCTCGCATTCTCCTCAAGGCTCCCTTCTTCTTTGGTGGCTTCTTGCAAGATGTTTTCCATCTGCCCCTCGGCCACCGCTACCGAAAGCTCTGCTCCCATCAGAGTCCTGCCCTGCTTGCCCAAACTTTCGCCCTCAAAGAGGTCGTCTCCCGGGTTCCCGAGGTTGCTGAGCTCCAGGGATCGGCGATGTTCCTGCCATTTCTCGTTGAGGCTGGGGTCGCTGCTACGCCGGTTGGTGGTGGCTACACCGCTGTCACAGGCTGTGGTCAGATTGTCAAAGGACCTGGTCTTTGGTAGCCTGCAGGAAAACAGCGAGAGCAATCGAAGGTAAGTTTAACTTTCTTATAAAGCTTTTACATAAAGAGGCTGGAAACCGTTGGTGGACTTTCTACCCGCTAAATATAATAAGAGATGGTTAACAGAGGGATTTGGAGATTAGTGTAATGTTTAACTTAACCTGTTGActgcttcccttcctcctctatctatctatccatccatccatccatccatccatccatccatccatccatccatctatctatctatctatctatctatctatctatctatctatcatctatcatctatctatctatttcccttcccttttacatgtgcatctgtgtgtgtgtgtatagtacgTACACATAAAAGGGGAGGAGAATTTACtactgcttttttcttttcttttcttttcagcaccCAGCCAGGTGCTGAATTTACTTGAatacttttcctctttttcctttgtacactattttttttttttttggttagggttgaatgtatatttttatcttgtttcattttgtttgtttgtttttctattttactttttaggATAAAaccataatatatttttttaaaaaaaatttaaaatgtaaatttaacTTTCAAGTAAGTTTACATTCAAGCCTTGCAACGTCGGCGGTCATAGCAGAGGGTGCTTTTCTGCAAACCAGTACATTTTTATGCGCTGTTGCTGTTGGTTCAAGGTGTGGCCAGTGAAAGACGCGCGGCAGATCTCCTGATATCGAGCTCACCTGCTCAGAGGCTGATCCTCAGGGTTGGCGCCCGGGACGGGATAAGGGGCACAGCTGTCATCCACAGGGGTGGAAGGTGAGGAGCAAGGCAGGTACACGGCACTCCACAGCATTAAATTGCGTACGTGGCACACAGGATACAGCACCTAAGAAAGACGGCCAGACTGAGCCCAGGCAGAACTTACAGTTTGTTCGAAGCTACAACGCCGCTGCGAAAAGGGACCTATgagcatttttcacccttatggccAGTGCAGAATACCCACGATTTATACTCGGATACTTGACAACTGCCtcacatttgtgacggttgcagtgatcATGCGATCACCTTCTGGCAAGCCaggtcaatggagaagccggattcacttcacaactgcgtgacttaacttaacaactgctcgcgattcacttaacaaacggtggccagaaaagtcgtaaaatggggcaaagcccaCTTAAAACAGATTTCCCGATTAGCAACATCAATTTCGGGCTCAACTGTggcggtaagtcgaggactgcttctATTTAAGCTGCAAGGGTAAAGCATTACGAAGTTGAGGTTCTGTAAattgtaatttattattattagacaGAAGCAAAGGAGCGGGCTCAAGCAGCCTTCACTTGTGGGGCGGGATGGAAAGTTATAAAGGTCTCTTCCATATAGAATGTACCAACAGTAATTTCTTTGGTTATGGATTTTCCCTTCCCTGATTATATTACTGACTCaaagtttggggggaaaaaattcaggCATATTAAGATTTTGAGCCTGACCCCTGCTGGTCAATATCAGTATGACAGATACTGTTTAACCGCCAATGGGTTGTTTTCAATTTTCTGCCTGTGCAATTCTCAGCTGTTGAGTATAGAGAGATGCACAGAAAAGTTagccagaaataaaaagaatttgcCTTCCTCTAATTAGGTACAACTGTGAAGAAATATCCCCCCTACTCCAAAGAGGGTAGAAATAACAAATAAAGCACCAATGCAGTAAAATAAATTAGGTAAGGCTGGAGGAGGCCCGAGAAGAAACCACCAACTAACTATGTGGCTTCCTGGATGATCTCAGTCGGTGTGATGGAATGAGCACCtggagaaagtggggggggggggagcaatccTGGCAGGAGCATTGTGGTTTCGCAAGGAGGAGGAAGTGAATTTGAGAGAGAAGAAGACCAAATTAGGAGAATGCACAGTTCCGAGTTggatgggggaggaaggaagagggttcaGGGGGAGGGGTGAGCCATGATGAGCTGTGGATTACAACAGGTCtatagcatggctggctcagaaattctgggagttgaagtccacaggtcgtaaagtttacagagtcagcctcttgcctccaacaatctgggtcctcattttaacaaccttggaaggatggaaggctgagtcaaccttgagctggtgagaatcgaactgctggcagttggcagagttaagctgcaatattgctttctaactactgcgcaccaaggaaggaaggagggaaggaagggagggagggagggagggaggagaaaagaaagagcaatagcacttagtcttatataccgcttcacagtgcttttacagctctctctaagcggtttacagagtcagcctcttgccccaaacaatctgggtcctcattttacccacatcggaaggatggaaggctgagtcaaccttcagccaatcaggatcaaactcctggtggtgggcagagttagcctgccataCTCTTATCTATTAAGTTAAGACgttatagctttagtttggcaagattctgtccattagacGCAAGCAAACGAAGGGTTGAACTTGGTTGGATTTGTGCCTGGGCTTGGGGCCATGACATCCAGCTGCCTCCTCTGCTGAAAACTGTGACAGTCAAACAGGGAAAAGAGGGGGAAGGGGGCTTAGGCCCCTTGGAAGAAAAGACTAAAGAATGAATAAAAACCAGTACATACAGATTCGGACTGGGAGGAGTAAAGGAGGTTTTTGAAGGCCTTGTTTCCTCCTCGCAGCAGGGACCACACTGAGCAGGTCCTTTCTTGGGTGTGCTTCTCGCCTCTCTCCTTCGCGTTGTTGCACAGGAATGTACCAAAGAGGCAGGAGTAGGTGTGTTGCACCAGCTTGACCTACAAGAAAGGACAGTCCTGAAACCTGGGCTGATAAAGAGCCATACGCCAAGGGAGAGATAATATATTCACTCGTTTACTTGGAGCCGATCGAGGTCTAGAAATACACACATGAACGGATTCAACCACCGGTCCCACGGCAACCTTATCCATCTTTGATGAAATGAACTTTTTCCAAATGTTCAAGGAAAGAAtgtacaaagaaagaaaaataaaccgTGCCCTATTAACTACAGTTATCTCATTCCCGTTCAAGAGGTGGTTGAAAATAAGATAATGAAAGATACAAAAAATGCCCGGAATGTTATCCTTCTGTTTCTTAAGATGTGCCTCATTCTGATGCTTTGCATTAGGAATCGGTACACACCACCTACAATTCTATATAGTCAAGTCCTACTGAATAGTGATTGGACCTACACCAAAACTGCAGCTAAATAGATCTTATCACTCACTTGGAACACGAAGAATATTCTTGGCTGATGAATTATTCAACTGAAAATGCCTCGCTGGGAGCTTACACAAAGAATTGTGAAAATTCAAACTTGTTTGAGAACTGGATGCAAAGTCCTCTAGTTTTCTCTCCTTGAGACTTTGCCTCAGAATTTGCAAGGCCTGCCCTTTTAACAGTTCTTTTGCTGTGAGGAGATCTCAAAGGAACCCACAAGTTGCAAAATTTTTGCCAACAGAGGGTGCAGCTTCCTCTTACACAATGTACAATCCACAACAATGGAACAGACTGTGTCAAAGATAAAGAGAAGAGCCCGAGAACGGCGATTCATCCCTCAAAACACTTACTTTTTTTGCCAGAATAAACAGCCAAGATGAACTGaagacacctcccccccccaaaaggtagGATCTGGACATTCAGCCAGATTGTGTAGACTCAACGCATTAAAACTGTTGACGCAGGAATTATTTGCGGGAAAAATAATCGCTTACAAGGAATGCTTCGTTAAACTCGAAGGAGCAGGGAAACTGCCTCTGGAGTTGATGGACGCAGTCGAGCCACTGCAGAAACACGGGGCAGCGTTCGTTGAGGTCATCCGAGTTCTCGCCGTGGCCACAGCGGTCGGCAAACTTATGGCCGAAGTCCAGCCATTCCATCTCCACCAGCACTTGGAAACCCTGCGGGAAACAAGTCCATCCTCTTTTGAGCTCCTAGATCCACTAAAGCCACTCTGAGACAACCGTAGCCCTGACAATCTacatcgggggtgggggtgggaagagtCTGATCTTTGCAACTTTTAaggcctatggacttcaactcccagaattccccatgctggctggggaactctgggagttgaagtccacaggtcttaaacttgccaaggttggacacccctgatctacatggaATCAAACCGCCATGTAGAAACCTCTGGGGAAATGTCAACACACCAAAACTGCTTTAGTGCCACAaggagggctgtgtgtgtgtgaactacTTCCGATTATGTCTCCAAGAGCCAGATCTCTGCCACTTGGTCTTCCCCCAAATTAACCTAAGTCCCTTCCGGTCTCCACCTGCTTCGCTCATCCTAGGACACAACTTTGTGTCTCTCGA
This genomic stretch from Ahaetulla prasina isolate Xishuangbanna chromosome 15, ASM2864084v1, whole genome shotgun sequence harbors:
- the MTMR3 gene encoding myotubularin-related protein 3 isoform X7, yielding MIPSCGFADLQLRFSKLSMIYSAAELESKGEDLALQLGSVMDEETHHSLECIQANQIFPRKQLIREDENLQVPFLELHGESTEYVGRADEAVIALSNYRLHIKFKESVVNVPLQLIESVECRDIFQLHLTCKDCKVIRCQFSTFEQCQEWLKRLNNAIRPPSKIEDVFSFAYHAWCMEVYASEKEQHGDLCRPGEHVTSRFKNEVERMGFDMNNAWRISNINEKYKLCSSYPQELIVPVWITDKELESVANFRSWKRIPVVVYRHQNNGAVISRCGQPEVSWWGWRNADDEHLVQSVAKACASDSKSSSGKLVNGNCSREFSNGGDFSDAEFDSSISNASGAESLAIQPQKLLILDARSYTAAVANRAKGGGCECPEYYPNCEVVFMGMANIHSIRKSFQSLRLLCTQMPDPGNWLSALESTKWLQHLSVLLKSALLVVHAVDRDQRPVLVHCSDGWDRTPQIVALSKLLLDPYYRTIEGFQVLVEMEWLDFGHKFADRCGHGENSDDLNERCPVFLQWLDCVHQLQRQFPCSFEFNEAFLVKLVQHTYSCLFGTFLCNNAKERGEKHTQERTCSVWSLLRGGNKAFKNLLYSSQSESVLYPVCHVRNLMLWSAVYLPCSSPSTPVDDSCAPYPVPGANPEDQPLSRLPKTRSFDNLTTACDSGVATTNRRSSDPSLNEKWQEHRRSLELSNLGNPGDDLFEGESLGKQGRTLMGAELSVAVAEGQMENILQEATKEEGSLEENARGSQERAGKEGEGDLALEKEHRTEHLVGSAAVCEKSDVDAETFLDNPVSNQQVVSQGASELQGQEEGHPGVSCTVQKPTQGGELPLGFWDNPGNSEVSREEEEEEEEGVSSSSAEAENAPSPAHPIPPLPVGLEAATPNMESSTETLTEMGARADRVQKASSHWRHPADNSVSDLSQAAENRLEREDLMDAHKLAAALNRTPYSSNPSPCALPLTDYKEVVCNGDLASENKTAESPAGFAAPQKYSAPNGHCLNGEESRVKVPLGRQISIASCSGSTPLHLRNLHHKWLHAIPGRQPTASSPDQPARNHLDDDGMPIYADIIQQRLRQIESGHQQEVESLKKQVQELKSRLESQYLNSSWRFNGEYGDEVTSVPDSESNPDHNCLSRCSTEIFSEASWEQVDKQDTEVTRWLPDHLAAHCYGCDSVFWLVSRKHHCRNCGNVFCSSCCNQKAPVPSQQLFEPSRVCKTCYSSLHPSSSSLDLELDKPIAATSN
- the MTMR3 gene encoding myotubularin-related protein 3 isoform X15, with product MIPSCGFADLQLRFSKLSMIYSAAELESKGEDLALQLGSVMDEETHHSLECIQANQIFPRKQLIREDENLQVPFLELHGESTEYVGRADEAVIALSNYRLHIKFKESVVNNVCKFAAYEISVPLQLIESVECRDIFQLHLTCKDCKVIRCQFSTFEQCQEWLKRLNNAIRPPSKIEDVFSFAYHAWCMEVYASEKEQHGDLCRPGEHVTSRFKNEVERMGFDMNNAWRISNINEKYKLCSSYPQELIVPVWITDKELESVANFRSWKRIPVVVYRHQNNGAVISRCGQPEVSWWGWRNADDEHLVQSVAKACASDSKSSSGKLVNGNCSREFSNGGDFSDAEFDSSISNASGAESLAIQPQKLLILDARSYTAAVANRAKGGGCECPEYYPNCEVVFMGMANIHSIRKSFQSLRLLCTQMPDPGNWLSALESTKWLQHLSVLLKSALLVVHAVDRDQRPVLVHCSDGWDRTPQIVALSKLLLDPYYRTIEGFQVLVEMEWLDFGHKFADRCGHGENSDDLNERCPVFLQWLDCVHQLQRQFPCSFEFNEAFLVKLVQHTYSCLFGTFLCNNAKERGEKHTQERTCSVWSLLRGGNKAFKNLLYSSQSESVLYPVCHVRNLMLWSAVYLPCSSPSTPVDDSCAPYPVPGANPEDQPLSRLPKTRSFDNLTTACDSGVATTNRRSSDPSLNEKWQEHRRSLELSNLGNPGDDLFEGESLGKQGRTLMGAELSVAVAEGQMENILQEATKEEGSLEENARGSQERAGKEGEGDLALEKEHRTEHLVGSAAVCEKSDVDAETFLDNPVSNQQVVSQGASELQGQEEGHPGVSCTVQKPTQGGELPLGFWDNPGNSEVSREEEEEEEEGVSSSSAEAENAPSPAHPIPPLPVGLEAATPNMESSTETLTEMGARADRVQKASSHWRHPADNSVSDLSQAAENRLEREDLMDAHKLAAALNRTPYSSNPSPCALPLTDYKEVVCNGDLASENKTAESPAGFAAPQKYSAPNGHCLNGEESRVKVPLGRQISIASCSGSTPLHLRNLHHKWLHAIPGRQPTASSPDQPARNHLDDDGMPIYADIIQQRLRQIESGHQQEVESLKKQVQELKSRLESQYLNSSWRFNGEYGDEVVTRWLPDHLAAHCYGCDSVFWLVSRKHHCSCCNQKAPVPSQQLFEPSRVCKTCYSSLHPSSSSLDLELDKPIAATSN
- the MTMR3 gene encoding myotubularin-related protein 3 isoform X11 gives rise to the protein MIPSCGFADLQLRFSKLSMIYSAAELESKGEDLALQLGSVMDEETHHSLECIQANQIFPRKQLIREDENLQVPFLELHGESTEYVGRADEAVIALSNYRLHIKFKESVVNNVCKFAAYEISVPLQLIESVECRDIFQLHLTCKDCKVIRCQFSTFEQCQEWLKRLNNAIRPPSKIEDVFSFAYHAWCMEVYASEKEQHGDLCRPGEHVTSRFKNEVERMGFDMNNAWRISNINEKYKLCSSYPQELIVPVWITDKELESVANFRSWKRIPVVVYRHQNNGAVISRCGQPEVSWWGWRNADDEHLVQSVAKACASDSKSSSGKLVNGNCSREFSNGGDFSDAEFDSSISNASGAESLAIQPQKLLILDARSYTAAVANRAKGGGCECPEYYPNCEVVFMGMANIHSIRKSFQSLRLLCTQMPDPGNWLSALESTKWLQHLSVLLKSALLVVHAVDRDQRPVLVHCSDGWDRTPQIVALSKLLLDPYYRTIEGFQVLVEMEWLDFGHKFADRCGHGENSDDLNERCPVFLQWLDCVHQLQRQFPCSFEFNEAFLVKLVQHTYSCLFGTFLCNNAKERGEKHTQERTCSVWSLLRGGNKAFKNLLYSSQSESVLYPVCHVRNLMLWSAVYLPCSSPSTPVDDSCAPYPVPGANPEDQPLSRLPKTRSFDNLTTACDSGVATTNRRSSDPSLNEKWQEHRRSLELSNLGNPGDDLFEGESLGKQGRTLMGAELSVAVAEGQMENILQEATKEEGSLEENARGSQERAGKEGEGDLALEKEHRTEHLVGSAAVCEKSDVDAETFLDNPVSNQQVVSQGASELQGQEEGHPGVSCTVQKPTQGGELPLGFWDNPGNSEVSREEEEEEEEGVSSSSAEAENAPSPAHPIPPLPVGLEAATPNMESSTETLTEMGARADRVQKASSHWRHPADNSVSDLSQAAENRLEREDLMDAHKLAAALNRTPYSSNPSPCALPLTDYKEVVCNGDLASENKTAESPAGFAAPQKYSAPNGHCLNGEESRVKVPLGRQISIASCSGSTPLHLRNLHHKWLHAIPGRQPTASSPDQPARNHLDDDGMPIYADIIQQRLRQIESGHQQEVESLKKQVQELKSRLESQYLNSSWRFNGEYGDEVVTRWLPDHLAAHCYGCDSVFWLVSRKHHCRNCGNVFCSSCCNQKAPVPSQQLFEPSRVCKTCYSSLHPSSSSLDLELDKPIAATSN
- the MTMR3 gene encoding myotubularin-related protein 3 isoform X2; protein product: MIPSCGFADLQLRFSKLSMIYSAAELESKGEDLALQLGSVMDEETHHSLECIQANQIFPRKQLIREDENLQVPFLELHGESTEYVGRADEAVIALSNYRLHIKFKESVVNNVCKFAAYEISVPLQLIESVECRDIFQLHLTCKDCKVIRCQFSTFEQCQEWLKRLNNAIRPPSKIEDVFSFAYHAWCMEVYASEKEQHGDLCRPGEHVTSRFKNEVERMGFDMNNAWRISNINEKYKLCSSYPQELIVPVWITDKELESVANFRSWKRIPVVVYRHQNNGAVISRCGQPEVSWWGWRNADDEHLVQSVAKACASDSKSSSGKLVNGNCSREFSNGGDFSDAEFDSSISNASGAESLAIQPQKLLILDARSYTAAVANRAKGGGCECPEYYPNCEVVFMGMANIHSIRKSFQSLRLLCTQMPDPGNWLSALESTKWLQHLSVLLKSALLVVHAVDRDQRPVLVHCSDGWDRTPQIVALSKLLLDPYYRTIEGFQVLVEMEWLDFGHKFADRCGHGENSDDLNERCPVFLQWLDCVHQLQRQFPCSFEFNEAFLVKLVQHTYSCLFGTFLCNNAKERGEKHTQERTCSVWSLLRGGNKAFKNLLYSSQSESVLYPVCHVRNLMLWSAVYLPCSSPSTPVDDSCAPYPVPGANPEDQPLSRLPKTRSFDNLTTACDSGVATTNRRSSDPSLNEKWQEHRRSLELSNLGNPGDDLFEGESLGKQGRTLMGAELSVAVAEGQMENILQEATKEEGSLEENARGSQERAGKEGEGDLALEKEHRTEHLVGSAAVCEKSDVDAETFLDNPVSNQQVVSQGASELQGQEEGHPGVSCTVQKPTQGGELPLGFWDNPGNSEVSREEEEEEEEGVSSSSAEAENAPSPAHPIPPLPVGLEAATPNMESSTETLTEMGARADRVQKASSHWRHPADNSVSDLSQAAENRLEREDLMDAHKLAAALNRTPYSSNPSPCALPLTDYKEVVCNGDLASENKTAESPAGFAAPQKYSAPNGHCLNGEESRVKVPLGRQISIASCSGSTPLHLRNLHHKWLHAIPGRQPTASSPDQPARNHLDDDGMPIYADIIQQRLRQIESGHQQEVESLKKQVQELKSRLESQYLNSSWRFNGEYGDEVTSVPDSESNPDHNCLSRCSTEIFSEASWEQVDKQDTEVTRWLPDHLAAHCYGCDSVFWLVSRKHHCRNCGNVFCSSCCNQKAPVPSQQLFEPSRVCKTCYSSLHPSSSSLDLELDKPIAATSN